In Mus musculus strain C57BL/6J chromosome 14, GRCm38.p6 C57BL/6J, the following are encoded in one genomic region:
- the Gm7945 gene encoding predicted gene 7945 isoform X1: MGSQAGMLSMLLRVFWRENRIHTDTRPRQKEAGRPSWWERARNNWSWRRHRSAGEASLQAPTINEQEKRHERLEKLKRELQNIKNARDELQGILANYTNKDLNDRINFETFMLEMQHDQVMTDLKRMPQDISEALSKCKQLTKENQFYCFRNCHLLIESNLIQHKVRMLRKENRQLLREQIALEECNIKTKTLCNEGSQKIKDHYTKQQQFMGLFVHWAMPSHRIKIRTFMLKMQDDQVMTDLKRIPQDISEALYKYKELSKENQFYW, translated from the exons ATGGGTTCCCAAGCAGGCATGTTGTCCATGCTCCTCAGGGTATTTTGGAGAGAGaatagaatacacacagacaccagaccaaggcagaaggaggccggccgcccatcatggtgggaaagggcaagaaacaactggtcatggagaaggcaca GGTCTGCTGGGGAGGCATCACTCCAAGCCCCCACCATCAATGAGCAGGAGAAGAGACACGAGAGGTTGGAGAAGCTCAAAAGAGAGCTCCAGAACATAAAAAATGCCAGGGACGAACTTCAGGGAATCCTGGCCAactacactaacaaggatttaaatgacag gatcaactttgagacattcatgcttgagatgcaacatgaccaggtaatgactgacctgaagagaatgccccaggacatcagtgaggccttgtccaagtgcaagcagttgactaaagaaaatcagttctactg cttcaggaactgccacctcctgattgaatctaacctcatccagcacaaagtcaggatgttgaggaaggagaatagacagctgctaagggagcagattgcattggaagaatgcaacataaaaacaaaaacactatgtaatgaaggcagccagaagatcaaagaccactatactaagcagcagcag TTCATGGGATTATTTGTTCATTGGGCCATGCCCTCCCACAGAATCAAAATTAGGACATTCATGCTCAAGATGCAAGAtgaccaggtgatgactgacctgaagagaattccccaggacatcagtgaggccttgtaCAAGTACAAGGAGTTGAGTAAAGAAAATCAATTCTACTggtga
- the Gm7945 gene encoding predicted gene 7945 has translation MGSQAGMLSMLLRVFWRENRIHTDTRPRQKEAGRPSWWERARNNWSWRRHRSAGEASLQAPTINEQEKRHERLEKLKRELQNIKNARDELQGILANYTNKDLNDRINFETFMLEMQHDQVMTDLKRMPQDISEALSKCKQLTKENQFYCFRNCHLLIESNLIQHKVRMLRKENRQLLREQIALEECNIKTKTLCNEGSQKIKDHYTKQQQVLNILQKLEQIRDQDKI, from the exons ATGGGTTCCCAAGCAGGCATGTTGTCCATGCTCCTCAGGGTATTTTGGAGAGAGaatagaatacacacagacaccagaccaaggcagaaggaggccggccgcccatcatggtgggaaagggcaagaaacaactggtcatggagaaggcaca GGTCTGCTGGGGAGGCATCACTCCAAGCCCCCACCATCAATGAGCAGGAGAAGAGACACGAGAGGTTGGAGAAGCTCAAAAGAGAGCTCCAGAACATAAAAAATGCCAGGGACGAACTTCAGGGAATCCTGGCCAactacactaacaaggatttaaatgacag gatcaactttgagacattcatgcttgagatgcaacatgaccaggtaatgactgacctgaagagaatgccccaggacatcagtgaggccttgtccaagtgcaagcagttgactaaagaaaatcagttctactg cttcaggaactgccacctcctgattgaatctaacctcatccagcacaaagtcaggatgttgaggaaggagaatagacagctgctaagggagcagattgcattggaagaatgcaacataaaaacaaaaacactatgtaatgaaggcagccagaagatcaaagaccactatactaagcagcagcag GTCTTAAATATTCTGCAGAAGCTCGAACAGATCAGAGACCAGGACAAGATCTAG